Proteins co-encoded in one Marmota flaviventris isolate mMarFla1 chromosome 9, mMarFla1.hap1, whole genome shotgun sequence genomic window:
- the Fam180b gene encoding protein FAM180B isoform X1, producing the protein MREHRAARKSETQRMRCSMARTPQLLAYLVVAICLCPGATTTQHHAGQPEDSASVGGGLQDPEAPEVMFELPLQLLWAGLELDVMGQLYIQDEELASTRPGRRLRLLLQHRVPSDLEDAEQQLKQLQDLRKGPPLSPWDFEHLLLTGLSCVYRLHAASEAEERGRWAQVFSLLAQETLWDLCKDFCPQGQPPWLGPWASILGPFP; encoded by the exons ATGAGGGAGCACAGAGCTGCTAGGAAGAGTGAGACTCAGAGGATGAGGTGCAGCATGGCCAGGACACCGCAGTTACTGGCTTATCTGGTGGTAGCCATTTGCCTCTGCCCTGGAGCAACAACAACCCAGCACCATGCAG GGCAGCCCGAGGACAGCGCCAGCGTGGGAGGTGGCCTGCAGGACCCAGAAGCCCCCGAAGTGATGTTTGAG CTCCCCTTGCAGCTGctctgggctgggctggagctGGATGTCATGGGGCAGCTGTACATCCAGGATGAAGAACTAGCATCCACACGTCCAGGTCGCCGACTCAGGCTCCTCCTGCAGCACCGAGTACCCAGTGACTTGGAGGATGCTGAGCAGCAGCTGAAACAGCTCCAGGACCTGCGAAAGGGGCCTCCTCTTAGTCCTTGGGACTTTGAACATCTGCTCCTCACAGGCCTATCCTGCGTCTACCGGCTCCATGCTGCTAGTGAGGCTGAAGAAAGGGGTCGCTGGGCCCAGGTCTTCTCCCTCCTGGCCCAGGAAACACTCTGGGACCTGTGTAAGGATTTCTGCCCCCAGGGCCAGCCCCCTTGGCTGGGGCCCTGGGCCTCCATCCTTGGCCCCTTCCCCTGA
- the Ndufs3 gene encoding NADH dehydrogenase [ubiquinone] iron-sulfur protein 3, mitochondrial yields the protein MAAAAARVWWRGLLGASAVARGAGRPSVLLQRVRRESASADTRPTVRPQNDVAHKQLSAFGEYVAEILPKYVQQVQVTCFNELEICIHPDGVIPVLTFLRDHTNAQFKSLADLTAVDVPTRQNRFEIVYNLLSLRFNSRIRVKTYTDELTPIESTVSVYKAANWYEREIWDMFGVFFANHPDLRRILTDYGFEGHPFRKDFPLSGYVELRYDDEVKRVVAEPVELAQEFRKFDLNSPWEAFPAYRQPPENLKLEAGDKKPEAK from the exons ATGGCGGCCGCGGCGGCCAGGGTCTGGTGGCGGGGACTCTTGGGGGCTTCAGCGGTGGCCAGGG GGGCTGGACGACCCTCGGTGCTGTTGCAGCGGGTGAGGAGGGAGAGCGCCTCGGCCGACACGCGCC CCACAGTCAGACCACAGAACGATGTGGCCCACAAACAGCTCTCAGCTTTTGGAGAGTATGTAGCTGAAATCCTGCCCAAGTATGTCCAACAAGTTCAG GTGACCTGCTTCAATGAGTTAGAGATCTGTATCCATCCTGATGGAGTCATCCCAGTGCTGACTTTCCTCAGAGATCACACCAATGCACAGTTCAAATCCTTGGCTGACCTGACAGCAGTGGATGTACCAACTCGGCAAAATCGTTTTGAG ATTGTCTACAATCTGCTGTCTCTGCGCTTCAATTCACGAATCCGTGTGAAGACCTATACAGATGAGCTGACACCAATTGAGTCCACAGTCTCTGTGTATAAGGCAGCCAACTGGTATGAGAGGGAG ATCTGGGACATGTTTGGTGTCTTTTTTGCTAACCACCCTGACCTAAGAAGGATCCTGACAGATTATGGCTTTGAGGGACATCCTTTCCGGAAAGACTTCCCACTGTCTGGTTATGTTGAG TTACGCTATGATGATGAAGTAAAGCGGGTGGTGGCTGAGCCAGTGGAGTTGGCCCAAGAGTTCCGCAAGTTTGACCTGAACAGCCCCTGGGAGGCTTTCCCTGCCTATCGGCAGCCTCCTGAGAATCTCAAGCTTGAAGCCGGAGACAAGAAGCCTGAAGCCAAATAG
- the Fam180b gene encoding protein FAM180B isoform X2, with the protein MREHRAARKSETQRMRCSMARTPQLLAYLVVAICLCPGATTTQHHAGQPEDSASVGGGLQDPEAPEVMFELLWAGLELDVMGQLYIQDEELASTRPGRRLRLLLQHRVPSDLEDAEQQLKQLQDLRKGPPLSPWDFEHLLLTGLSCVYRLHAASEAEERGRWAQVFSLLAQETLWDLCKDFCPQGQPPWLGPWASILGPFP; encoded by the exons ATGAGGGAGCACAGAGCTGCTAGGAAGAGTGAGACTCAGAGGATGAGGTGCAGCATGGCCAGGACACCGCAGTTACTGGCTTATCTGGTGGTAGCCATTTGCCTCTGCCCTGGAGCAACAACAACCCAGCACCATGCAG GGCAGCCCGAGGACAGCGCCAGCGTGGGAGGTGGCCTGCAGGACCCAGAAGCCCCCGAAGTGATGTTTGAG CTGctctgggctgggctggagctGGATGTCATGGGGCAGCTGTACATCCAGGATGAAGAACTAGCATCCACACGTCCAGGTCGCCGACTCAGGCTCCTCCTGCAGCACCGAGTACCCAGTGACTTGGAGGATGCTGAGCAGCAGCTGAAACAGCTCCAGGACCTGCGAAAGGGGCCTCCTCTTAGTCCTTGGGACTTTGAACATCTGCTCCTCACAGGCCTATCCTGCGTCTACCGGCTCCATGCTGCTAGTGAGGCTGAAGAAAGGGGTCGCTGGGCCCAGGTCTTCTCCCTCCTGGCCCAGGAAACACTCTGGGACCTGTGTAAGGATTTCTGCCCCCAGGGCCAGCCCCCTTGGCTGGGGCCCTGGGCCTCCATCCTTGGCCCCTTCCCCTGA
- the Fam180b gene encoding protein FAM180B isoform X3 → MQLLWAGLELDVMGQLYIQDEELASTRPGRRLRLLLQHRVPSDLEDAEQQLKQLQDLRKGPPLSPWDFEHLLLTGLSCVYRLHAASEAEERGRWAQVFSLLAQETLWDLCKDFCPQGQPPWLGPWASILGPFP, encoded by the exons ATGCAG CTGctctgggctgggctggagctGGATGTCATGGGGCAGCTGTACATCCAGGATGAAGAACTAGCATCCACACGTCCAGGTCGCCGACTCAGGCTCCTCCTGCAGCACCGAGTACCCAGTGACTTGGAGGATGCTGAGCAGCAGCTGAAACAGCTCCAGGACCTGCGAAAGGGGCCTCCTCTTAGTCCTTGGGACTTTGAACATCTGCTCCTCACAGGCCTATCCTGCGTCTACCGGCTCCATGCTGCTAGTGAGGCTGAAGAAAGGGGTCGCTGGGCCCAGGTCTTCTCCCTCCTGGCCCAGGAAACACTCTGGGACCTGTGTAAGGATTTCTGCCCCCAGGGCCAGCCCCCTTGGCTGGGGCCCTGGGCCTCCATCCTTGGCCCCTTCCCCTGA
- the Fam180b gene encoding protein FAM180B isoform X4 has protein sequence MGQLYIQDEELASTRPGRRLRLLLQHRVPSDLEDAEQQLKQLQDLRKGPPLSPWDFEHLLLTGLSCVYRLHAASEAEERGRWAQVFSLLAQETLWDLCKDFCPQGQPPWLGPWASILGPFP, from the coding sequence ATGGGGCAGCTGTACATCCAGGATGAAGAACTAGCATCCACACGTCCAGGTCGCCGACTCAGGCTCCTCCTGCAGCACCGAGTACCCAGTGACTTGGAGGATGCTGAGCAGCAGCTGAAACAGCTCCAGGACCTGCGAAAGGGGCCTCCTCTTAGTCCTTGGGACTTTGAACATCTGCTCCTCACAGGCCTATCCTGCGTCTACCGGCTCCATGCTGCTAGTGAGGCTGAAGAAAGGGGTCGCTGGGCCCAGGTCTTCTCCCTCCTGGCCCAGGAAACACTCTGGGACCTGTGTAAGGATTTCTGCCCCCAGGGCCAGCCCCCTTGGCTGGGGCCCTGGGCCTCCATCCTTGGCCCCTTCCCCTGA